TATTCCGAAACGGCAAAATGGAAGACGTATACTGGACTTTCAGCTATAGCCCGATAAGGGACGACCGCCGCCAGATCAAGGGTGTATTGGTAATCTGCAATGAAACCACTGAAAAAGTAAACAGCAGACTTCATCTGCAGCAAAGCAGCGACGAGCTGGAATTTGCCATCAACGCCGCCGAATTTGGGACTTATGACCTGGATCCAAGGACACGGCGCTTTTCTTCAAATGCAAGGCTCAAGGACTGGTTCGGGCTCAAAGCCGATCAGCAGGTGAAACTCGAACATGCCCTGGGGGCAGTCGCAGAGAAGGACCGTCAGCGTGTCACTGAATCAATTAATTATGCACTCCGATATGAATCAGGCGGGCGATACGATATTGAGTATACCATCATCCACCCCATTACCAAAATACCGCGGATTGTGCATGCCCTTGGAAAGGCATGGTTTGACAATACTAAAACCGCATACCGCTTTAACGGCATCCTGCAGGATATCACCCAGCACCGCAAAGCAGCCCAAGAGCTTCAAAAATCAAGACAGCTCACCGATCTTACCATACAGAGCATGGGTTTGGGACTTTTCAGCGTGGATTATGCCGCTGATACCCTTGAGTATTCCGCTGAATTCAGCAGGATCCTCTCTGGAAATTTTAAACCCGGCCTGGGAAGGAAGGATTTCCTCAAATACGTGCATCCCGATGACCTGCATCTGAGAACCGCCGCCATCAAAAGCGGCATGGAAAATGGCACCTTTAACTATGCCCCAAGGGTTATTTGGGACGACGGAAGCATACACCAAATTGCCATATCAGCGGCACGCATCATCAATTCCGAAGCAAAAGCACCGATGTTCTCCGGAACGGTCGCCGACATCACCGAGAAGGAAAACAGCCGTCTGGCCCTTGAGCAGGCACAGTCACGTCTTGAGATGACCAAGCGGGAGGCAGACCGCCATTTTTCAAATGTAACCGACAGCTCCCCTACCGGGTTATGGCTTTCCAATCCGCAGGGAATGTTTACCTACTTCAACAAAACCCTTATTGATTTCACAGGGGTGCCCTACCAGGAACTGCTGGAGGGAAAATGGACCTGGGTCATTGCCGAGCAGGACTATAAAAAAACCAAAGAAGCATACCTTAAGGCACTGGAGCAGAAAAGCCATTTCGATGTGCTTTTCCGGGCAAGGAAAAACAATGGGCAGCTGATCTGGTGCCGCGCCGCCGGCGACCCTTTTTATGATGCCGACGGACAGTACGGCGGCTACGCCGGGTTCTGCATGGACATCGATGAAATAATTTCCGTGCGCCAGGCCGTTATTGAAAGCCAGAACCAGCTCACCTCGATGATCGAGCAGTCCCCCGTGGGGATCTGCCTCTTTACAGGACTGGATATGAAGATCGAAATTGCCAATGATATAATGATTGGATACTGGGGCAAGGACAGCTCCGTGATAGGGCTTCCCATGGAAGAAGCTGTTCCCGAATTAAGGGGGCAGCCTTTTATGGATATCCTGCAGCAGGTCTACCGTACAGGCGAAACCTATTACGGCCATTCCGTACCGGCGGACCTGAAGCTCAACGGAAAAATCAGCACCTATTATTTTGAGTTTACCTATACCCCGATCCGCGACTCCAAAGGCACGATTTACGGGGTTATGGACATTGCCATTGACGTTACCGATCAGGTCATCGCCACCAAAAAACTCGAAGAGACAAGGATGGCGCTCGCAGGGGCTATTGAACTGGCCGAACTCTCCACATGGACGCTCGATGCCGAATCTAAAACCATTACCTGTTCGGACCGTTTTAAGGAGTGGCTCGGTTTAAGCGCCGGCACCGCAGACCGGGAAGAGTTCCTGCAGCGCATCAGCGAACCCTACAGGCATAAAGTTGCCGCGGCCCTGGAAGAGGCCCTCAGCGGTTCGGCCGAACAATTTTATGATTATGAATTTCAGATTGTAAACAAAATAACAGGACAGCAGCGCATTATCCATGCCAACGCCCAGGTGCAGTACGGCAAGGATGATGTGGTAAAATCACTCAGCGGCACGGCGCAGGACGTGACCAAAGAAAAGGAACTCCAGCAGGAGCTTACCTTCAAGGTAAAGGAGCAGACCGCCGAGCTGCAGACTAAAAATGCCGAACTCGAGGCCAACAACCGCGAGCTTTCGCAGTTTGCCTATATCGCCTCCCACGACCTGCAGGAACCCATAAGAAAAATCAGCGTTTTTACCGATCTGCTGCAGAACAATCTGGG
The sequence above is a segment of the Flavobacterium sp. genome. Coding sequences within it:
- a CDS encoding PAS domain S-box protein, coding for MNQDPNTSDFYFLQNGGEAAELIENIDWESHTLGTPDTWPENLKNTIATIVSSKFPMFLYWGDQLIQFYNDAYRPSFGNEGRHPKAMGQKAVDCWPEIWDFIHPLIQKVLSTGESIWYDDLLLPIFRNGKMEDVYWTFSYSPIRDDRRQIKGVLVICNETTEKVNSRLHLQQSSDELEFAINAAEFGTYDLDPRTRRFSSNARLKDWFGLKADQQVKLEHALGAVAEKDRQRVTESINYALRYESGGRYDIEYTIIHPITKIPRIVHALGKAWFDNTKTAYRFNGILQDITQHRKAAQELQKSRQLTDLTIQSMGLGLFSVDYAADTLEYSAEFSRILSGNFKPGLGRKDFLKYVHPDDLHLRTAAIKSGMENGTFNYAPRVIWDDGSIHQIAISAARIINSEAKAPMFSGTVADITEKENSRLALEQAQSRLEMTKREADRHFSNVTDSSPTGLWLSNPQGMFTYFNKTLIDFTGVPYQELLEGKWTWVIAEQDYKKTKEAYLKALEQKSHFDVLFRARKNNGQLIWCRAAGDPFYDADGQYGGYAGFCMDIDEIISVRQAVIESQNQLTSMIEQSPVGICLFTGLDMKIEIANDIMIGYWGKDSSVIGLPMEEAVPELRGQPFMDILQQVYRTGETYYGHSVPADLKLNGKISTYYFEFTYTPIRDSKGTIYGVMDIAIDVTDQVIATKKLEETRMALAGAIELAELSTWTLDAESKTITCSDRFKEWLGLSAGTADREEFLQRISEPYRHKVAAALEEALSGSAEQFYDYEFQIVNKITGQQRIIHANAQVQYGKDDVVKSLSGTAQDVTKEKELQQELTFKVKEQTAELQTKNAELEANNRELSQFAYIASHDLQEPIRKISVFTDLLQNNLGKNPEKVNTYIDKISSSSRRMENLIKDVLQFSKLTHISHQFVPVNLNTVLSEILADFELVIEQKNAQVSIGQLPLVQAIPLQMSQLFGNLLSNALKYTKPGTRPEISINAQPVPEAQLRLHALDLELPYIKIEVRDNGIGFSQQYAEQIFNIFQRLHGNDQYSGTGIGLAMCRKIMQNHNGEITAASQEGSGTVFTIIMPALREKNGG